A single window of Microbacterium oryzae DNA harbors:
- the rpsO gene encoding 30S ribosomal protein S15, protein MALEADVKKAIIEEYATHPGDTGSPEVQVALMTQRIKDLTEHLKEHKHDHHSRRGLFLLVGQRRRLLGYLQDIDIARYRALIERLGLRR, encoded by the coding sequence ATGGCACTGGAAGCAGACGTCAAGAAGGCGATCATCGAAGAGTACGCGACGCACCCCGGTGACACCGGATCCCCCGAGGTGCAGGTCGCGCTCATGACGCAGCGCATCAAGGACCTCACCGAGCACCTGAAGGAGCACAAGCACGACCACCACTCGCGTCGTGGTCTGTTCCTGCTCGTCGGTCAGCGCCGTCGCCTCCTCGGTTACCTCCAGGACATCGACATCGCACGCTACCGTGCGCTGATCGAGCGTCTCGGTCTCCGTCGATAA
- a CDS encoding MFS transporter, protein MSSRLLLDLRPLTESPAFARLWVGSILGGLGGQLTITAVMLHMYELTASTFAVSMIAVAGLLPMILAGLYGGMLADWFDRRAVALSAATVTWISTALLAVLAWTGLVDVGWLYALSIVNSAANSIVSATKMAITPRLVGDRLIPAAAALNGITVGVMVMVGPALGGVLVALFGYPVTYTLDVVLMLSLFLGLWTLPRLRPEGESVRPGLASLADGWRFLRRAPNIRLQFLLDIVAMTFGNPLALFPAVGAVVLGGGEITTGLLVAANAVGAFASSLFSGRISAYRHHGLGIGRAIQVFGAVTAVFGLVLTAAWLSPGEASAGRPHVALIVAAMACLACAGAADNISSIYRQTMLQSAVPDAIRGRLQGVFIVVVTGGPRLGALYAGGFATIAATWFGESGSAWLPPLLGGLLVVAITTAILRAFPRFRGYDAENPTL, encoded by the coding sequence GTGTCCTCGCGCCTGCTCCTCGACTTGCGCCCTCTGACTGAGAGCCCCGCCTTCGCGCGGCTGTGGGTCGGCTCCATACTGGGCGGGCTCGGCGGGCAGCTGACCATCACCGCAGTCATGCTCCACATGTACGAGCTGACCGCGTCCACCTTCGCGGTGTCGATGATCGCCGTGGCGGGCCTGCTCCCCATGATCCTCGCCGGCCTCTACGGCGGGATGCTCGCCGACTGGTTCGATCGGCGCGCGGTCGCGCTGAGCGCCGCGACCGTGACCTGGATCTCCACCGCCCTGCTGGCGGTGCTGGCATGGACGGGTCTCGTCGACGTGGGATGGCTGTATGCGCTGTCCATCGTCAACTCGGCGGCGAACTCCATCGTCTCCGCGACGAAGATGGCGATCACGCCTCGGCTCGTCGGCGATCGCCTCATCCCCGCCGCGGCGGCGCTGAACGGCATCACGGTCGGCGTGATGGTCATGGTCGGGCCCGCCCTCGGCGGCGTCCTCGTGGCGCTTTTCGGCTATCCGGTGACCTACACGCTCGACGTCGTGCTCATGCTGTCGCTCTTCCTCGGCCTGTGGACGCTGCCGCGCCTGCGCCCCGAGGGCGAGTCGGTGCGCCCGGGGCTCGCGTCGCTGGCCGACGGATGGCGCTTCCTGCGACGCGCTCCGAACATCCGTCTGCAGTTCCTCCTCGACATCGTCGCGATGACGTTCGGGAACCCGCTCGCCCTCTTCCCCGCGGTGGGCGCGGTGGTGCTGGGCGGCGGCGAGATCACGACCGGACTGCTGGTCGCGGCGAACGCCGTCGGCGCCTTCGCCTCGAGCCTGTTCTCGGGCCGCATCTCCGCCTACCGCCATCACGGGCTCGGCATCGGCCGGGCGATCCAGGTGTTCGGGGCCGTCACAGCCGTGTTCGGGCTGGTGCTGACCGCCGCATGGCTCTCCCCCGGCGAGGCGTCGGCGGGGCGACCGCACGTCGCCCTCATCGTCGCGGCGATGGCGTGCCTCGCGTGCGCCGGCGCCGCAGACAACATCAGCTCGATCTACCGGCAGACGATGCTGCAGTCGGCGGTCCCCGACGCCATCCGCGGCCGCCTGCAGGGCGTGTTCATCGTCGTCGTGACGGGCGGGCCGCGACTGGGAGCGCTCTACGCGGGAGGGTTCGCCACGATCGCGGCGACATGGTTCGGCGAGAGCGGCAGCGCGTGGCTGCCGCCGCTCCTCGGCGGACTGCTGGTCGTGGCGATCACCACGGCCATCCTGCGGGCCTTCCCGCGCTTCCGCGGATACGACGCGGAGAACCCCACCCTCTGA
- a CDS encoding YceI family protein, translated as MTIDIPGYRPGTYELDPAHSEVGFEVRHMMISKVRGAFTVKSATIVLPENVLEASVTATADAASLDTKDEGRDQHLRSADFFDVEQHPALTFTSTGVRENGGDLLVDGDLTIKDVTRPVTFELELGGFGTDPWGNYKAGATAVASINREDFGLTWNAALETGGVLVGKDVKITLDLQGALAA; from the coding sequence ATGACCATCGACATCCCCGGTTACCGCCCCGGCACCTACGAGCTCGACCCCGCGCACAGCGAGGTCGGCTTCGAGGTGCGGCACATGATGATCTCCAAGGTGCGCGGCGCGTTCACGGTGAAGTCGGCGACGATCGTCCTGCCCGAGAACGTCCTGGAGGCGTCGGTGACCGCGACGGCGGACGCCGCCTCCCTCGACACCAAGGACGAGGGGCGCGACCAGCACCTGCGGTCCGCGGACTTCTTCGATGTCGAGCAGCACCCCGCGCTCACGTTCACGAGCACCGGCGTCCGCGAGAACGGCGGCGACCTGCTCGTCGACGGCGACCTCACCATCAAGGACGTCACGCGCCCGGTCACGTTCGAGCTGGAGCTCGGCGGCTTCGGCACCGACCCGTGGGGCAACTACAAGGCCGGCGCGACGGCCGTGGCGTCGATCAACCGCGAGGACTTCGGCCTGACGTGGAACGCCGCGCTCGAGACCGGCGGCGTGCTCGTCGGCAAGGACGTCAAGATCACGCTCGATCTGCAGGGCGCGCTCGCCGCGTGA
- a CDS encoding FKBP-type peptidyl-prolyl cis-trans isomerase — MSAERTKPEFDAPEGPAPTQLAIRDIIVGDGAEAKPGDTVTVHYAGVEYETGDEFDSSWNRGESIQFPLRGLIQGWQDGIPGMKVGGRRELVIPPHLAYGPAGAGHFLSGKSLIFIIDLLAVA; from the coding sequence ATGAGCGCAGAACGCACCAAGCCCGAGTTCGACGCACCCGAGGGGCCCGCCCCCACCCAGCTGGCCATCCGCGACATCATCGTGGGCGACGGCGCGGAGGCGAAGCCCGGCGACACCGTCACCGTGCACTACGCGGGTGTCGAGTACGAGACCGGCGACGAGTTCGACTCGTCCTGGAACCGCGGGGAGAGCATCCAGTTCCCCCTGCGCGGCCTCATCCAGGGCTGGCAGGACGGCATCCCCGGCATGAAGGTCGGCGGCCGCCGCGAGCTCGTGATTCCGCCGCACCTGGCGTACGGCCCTGCCGGCGCCGGCCACTTCCTCAGCGGGAAGTCGCTGATCTTCATCATCGACCTCCTCGCCGTCGCCTGA
- a CDS encoding helix-turn-helix transcriptional regulator produces the protein MRSVPPSSEPAEPARSVAARVYRALAHRAWEDALRLVEANWSELLSTNAAAIRAVMSTVPLELVESDARWRRVRDYLETVPGGRAPTVHLAPSSAFAEAMALTEEAKHISQRGDLAPALKTVREARAAYMTASAQRRGGTLADLPRLLLVWGGIELAGGDPGIALDELTRAYSMAHAGGVPQIALIAASEVAWLHALEGRAEARDDWVAYAEAIMHGSPRPLPSPMSLQLSRALAHYDELDFAAAGREVDAARAISAGRIPAEARLWELAVVSLLIAAKDPSSTATLADLEQPDLPGRVQARGGELAVARAQALAHRGQLERAREILDALPMPLIPSARAQRAAVHLLRGDRERAAQDGHAALDDLGRPRAAVTAAVVLAVLLLRRDDPEAGPAFRRAAVLAAAHRVPVALTCVPREDFDALAEIADLSDGERDAVSTVRAAAVRFPPSPQSGGLRVTEHELAALRLLAQGKSTAAAAAALGVSPNTIKSFRRRAYAKLGVRTREELVVAAAAHGLL, from the coding sequence GTGAGGAGTGTTCCGCCCAGCTCTGAGCCCGCAGAGCCCGCCAGGAGCGTCGCGGCGCGCGTCTATCGCGCCCTCGCGCACCGCGCATGGGAGGATGCGCTCCGTCTCGTCGAGGCGAACTGGTCGGAGCTGCTCTCGACGAACGCGGCAGCCATCCGCGCCGTCATGAGCACCGTGCCGCTCGAGCTCGTAGAGAGCGACGCCCGCTGGCGACGCGTGCGCGACTACCTCGAGACCGTGCCCGGCGGCCGGGCGCCGACGGTGCATCTCGCGCCCTCCTCGGCGTTCGCGGAGGCGATGGCTCTCACCGAGGAGGCCAAGCACATCTCACAGCGCGGCGACCTCGCGCCGGCCCTCAAGACGGTGCGGGAGGCACGCGCGGCCTACATGACCGCGAGTGCGCAACGGCGCGGCGGCACGCTGGCCGACCTTCCGCGGCTGCTGCTCGTCTGGGGCGGGATCGAACTGGCGGGAGGCGATCCGGGCATCGCGCTGGACGAGCTGACGCGCGCCTACTCGATGGCACACGCGGGCGGAGTGCCGCAGATCGCGCTGATCGCGGCGTCCGAGGTGGCATGGCTTCATGCGCTGGAAGGGCGAGCGGAAGCGCGCGACGACTGGGTCGCGTACGCGGAGGCCATCATGCACGGAAGCCCGCGGCCGCTGCCCTCGCCGATGTCGCTGCAGCTCAGCCGAGCGCTCGCCCACTACGACGAACTCGACTTCGCGGCCGCCGGACGGGAGGTCGACGCGGCTCGCGCCATCAGCGCGGGGCGGATCCCCGCCGAGGCGCGCCTCTGGGAGCTGGCTGTTGTCTCGCTGCTCATCGCCGCGAAGGACCCGTCGTCGACGGCCACCCTCGCAGACCTCGAGCAGCCGGACCTCCCCGGGCGGGTGCAGGCGCGGGGAGGCGAGCTCGCCGTCGCCCGTGCGCAGGCGCTGGCCCACCGCGGGCAGCTGGAGCGCGCCCGCGAGATCCTCGATGCGCTGCCGATGCCGCTCATCCCGAGCGCCCGCGCGCAGCGCGCCGCCGTCCATCTTCTCCGCGGCGATCGCGAGCGAGCGGCCCAGGACGGGCACGCCGCGCTCGATGATCTCGGGCGTCCCCGTGCCGCCGTGACCGCGGCCGTCGTGCTGGCCGTCCTGCTCCTCCGGCGCGACGACCCGGAGGCCGGACCCGCCTTCCGTCGCGCGGCCGTGCTGGCCGCCGCCCACCGGGTGCCGGTCGCGCTCACCTGCGTGCCGCGCGAGGACTTCGACGCGCTGGCGGAGATCGCCGATCTCTCCGACGGCGAGCGCGATGCCGTGTCGACCGTGCGGGCCGCCGCCGTGCGCTTCCCGCCGTCCCCGCAGTCGGGCGGTCTCCGGGTCACCGAGCACGAGCTGGCCGCGCTGCGGCTCCTCGCGCAGGGCAAGAGCACGGCCGCGGCCGCGGCCGCCCTCGGCGTGAGCCCGAACACGATCAAGAGCTTCCGACGCCGCGCGTACGCCAAGCTGGGCGTCAGAACCCGCGAGGAGCTGGTCGTCGCAGCCGCAGCACACGGACTGCTGTGA
- a CDS encoding helix-turn-helix domain-containing protein, which produces MADGDLSEARRDVASRIFDALADERWHDAMATVEENLAELVSFDPVLIRTVADTVPTSALRRRPRWWALRQYVTHLVAAPEKPPVFPDIDVEVPEQLPPADRVVLLTGRVASLRSRGLFREAADLADAARDALQAMTAAERAAIRSLLPLVLVQWGVTIAADGDLVRAADVLLEAHSAAEETGNVRMAREAAGELSWVHAILGDGAVADLWLERAARLRAQYPGMRFVRAADDLGAAYRASDALDFDRCLGLLDDESTLFEELTLPAAGLRAIVGSRARSAHPVYSLARLQVAVEGTRPGLSEGGLNAAVLAVARGTVLTYQGLHEAALLALERAPAMHPQAEGLLRTRRASAYLGLGETGRALREVAREDQSRAPRVRVEALVLRATALWREGDRDGAVTAFRTAWETSQANGLRASLAVVPMADLEALAAASGWSGPLPQPPGERLLMPAADYRYERLTAQQLAVLRAAAEHERLADAAAQLGVSANTAKVHLQAAYRRLGVSDRASAIAEGHRRGLL; this is translated from the coding sequence ATGGCCGATGGCGACCTGAGCGAGGCGAGAAGAGACGTCGCATCGCGCATCTTCGACGCACTGGCGGACGAGCGCTGGCACGATGCGATGGCGACCGTGGAGGAGAACCTCGCCGAGCTGGTGAGCTTCGATCCCGTCCTCATCCGCACGGTCGCCGATACGGTTCCCACCTCCGCACTCCGCCGCCGGCCGCGCTGGTGGGCGCTTCGCCAGTACGTGACGCACCTGGTGGCGGCACCGGAGAAGCCGCCCGTGTTCCCCGACATCGACGTCGAGGTGCCCGAGCAGCTGCCGCCGGCCGACCGCGTCGTCCTGCTGACCGGACGGGTCGCCTCCTTGCGGTCCCGTGGACTGTTCAGAGAGGCGGCCGATCTCGCCGATGCCGCGCGCGATGCCCTCCAGGCCATGACCGCGGCCGAGCGCGCGGCCATCCGCAGCCTGCTGCCGCTCGTGCTCGTGCAGTGGGGGGTGACCATCGCGGCGGACGGCGACCTCGTCCGCGCGGCGGACGTCCTCCTCGAGGCGCACAGCGCGGCCGAGGAGACAGGCAACGTGCGCATGGCGCGGGAGGCGGCGGGCGAGCTGAGCTGGGTCCACGCGATCCTCGGCGACGGCGCCGTCGCCGACCTCTGGCTCGAGAGGGCGGCGCGCCTGCGCGCGCAGTACCCCGGCATGAGGTTCGTGCGCGCGGCGGACGACCTCGGCGCGGCCTACCGGGCGAGCGACGCCCTCGATTTCGACCGCTGTCTGGGCCTCCTCGACGACGAGAGCACGCTCTTCGAGGAGCTGACGCTGCCCGCAGCGGGCCTGCGTGCCATCGTCGGCTCCCGCGCCCGTTCCGCTCACCCGGTCTACAGCCTGGCGCGCCTGCAGGTCGCGGTCGAGGGGACGCGGCCCGGCCTCAGCGAGGGCGGGCTGAACGCGGCGGTTCTCGCCGTAGCGCGCGGCACCGTCCTCACCTACCAGGGCCTGCACGAGGCCGCCCTGCTCGCCCTCGAGCGGGCGCCGGCCATGCACCCCCAGGCCGAGGGCCTGCTGCGCACGCGGCGCGCGAGCGCGTACCTCGGCCTCGGCGAGACCGGCCGCGCGCTGCGCGAAGTGGCGCGCGAGGATCAGAGCCGAGCCCCGCGTGTCCGCGTGGAGGCCCTCGTCCTGCGCGCGACGGCGCTGTGGCGCGAGGGCGACCGGGATGGCGCGGTGACGGCATTCCGGACGGCGTGGGAGACGTCGCAGGCGAACGGCCTGCGCGCTTCGCTCGCGGTCGTCCCCATGGCCGACCTCGAAGCCCTCGCCGCGGCATCCGGATGGTCGGGGCCGCTCCCCCAGCCGCCCGGCGAGCGCCTGCTCATGCCGGCCGCGGACTACCGCTACGAGCGGCTCACCGCGCAGCAGCTCGCGGTGCTGCGCGCGGCCGCCGAGCACGAGCGTCTCGCCGACGCGGCCGCACAGCTCGGCGTGAGCGCCAACACCGCCAAGGTGCACCTGCAGGCCGCGTACCGTCGCCTCGGCGTCTCCGACCGCGCCAGCGCGATCGCCGAGGGCCACCGGCGGGGACTGCTGTAG
- a CDS encoding PrsW family intramembrane metalloprotease yields the protein MTYGTGLNPPSSEPFATAFEQPRRGSGAVIPAGGATQPHLPAVPTRRGRSTWLWLWAVLAVLLFGLVSYFTSALGTSASIVGLVLALAPFTLVVSAMLWVDRWEPEPRSLVIFALAWGAIASVGFALLVDLGVHLVLPRSPLWDVAGTVIQAPIVEELGKGIGVLLILLMGRRAFDGPVDGVVYGALVGAGFAFTENIQYFAVSVIEGGAGSLTWTFILRGLLSPFAHAMFTAVTGYALGRAVRGGASLAGSLRPWVGGLIGAMALHALWNGSAAFTGLEGFLHLYVVLQVPLFIVFTLLLVRMRHEEERLTKARLGEYAVAGWFTPEEVEMLATPVGRRAGMAWARTLRGDRSALMKSFIRDATALAATRQRAVSGRDARAADDERALLARAARTRQELLAR from the coding sequence ATGACCTACGGCACCGGGCTCAACCCTCCGTCGTCCGAGCCCTTCGCGACCGCCTTCGAGCAGCCCCGTCGCGGGTCCGGCGCCGTCATCCCCGCGGGAGGGGCGACGCAGCCGCACCTGCCGGCCGTGCCCACCCGACGCGGCCGCTCGACCTGGCTCTGGCTCTGGGCCGTCCTCGCCGTGCTCCTGTTCGGACTCGTGTCGTACTTCACGAGCGCGCTCGGCACCTCCGCCTCGATCGTCGGGCTCGTGCTGGCCCTCGCCCCGTTCACACTGGTCGTCTCCGCGATGCTCTGGGTCGACCGCTGGGAGCCGGAGCCGCGCAGCCTGGTGATCTTCGCCCTCGCGTGGGGTGCGATCGCCTCCGTCGGCTTCGCGCTGCTGGTCGACCTCGGCGTGCACCTCGTGCTGCCGCGCTCGCCGCTGTGGGATGTCGCGGGCACCGTCATCCAGGCGCCGATCGTGGAGGAGCTGGGCAAGGGAATCGGCGTGCTGCTCATCCTCCTCATGGGGCGTCGCGCGTTCGACGGCCCGGTCGACGGCGTCGTCTACGGCGCGCTCGTCGGGGCGGGGTTCGCCTTCACCGAGAACATCCAGTACTTCGCCGTCTCCGTGATCGAGGGCGGCGCGGGCTCGCTGACCTGGACCTTCATCCTGCGCGGGCTCCTCTCGCCGTTCGCGCATGCGATGTTCACCGCCGTCACCGGCTACGCGCTCGGCCGGGCGGTGCGCGGCGGCGCGTCGCTCGCGGGGAGCCTCCGCCCCTGGGTCGGCGGCCTCATCGGCGCGATGGCCCTGCACGCGCTGTGGAACGGCTCGGCCGCGTTCACCGGCCTCGAGGGCTTCCTGCACCTCTACGTCGTGCTGCAGGTCCCGCTGTTCATCGTGTTCACGCTCCTGCTCGTGCGGATGCGGCACGAGGAGGAGCGGCTGACGAAGGCGCGGCTGGGTGAGTACGCGGTCGCCGGCTGGTTCACCCCCGAGGAGGTGGAGATGCTCGCGACTCCGGTGGGGCGACGGGCGGGGATGGCCTGGGCCCGGACCCTGCGCGGCGACCGGTCCGCGCTCATGAAGTCCTTCATCCGCGACGCCACCGCCCTCGCCGCGACGCGGCAGCGCGCGGTCTCGGGGCGCGATGCGCGCGCGGCCGACGACGAGCGAGCGCTCCTCGCACGGGCCGCCCGCACCCGCCAGGAGCTGCTCGCGCGCTGA
- a CDS encoding fumarylacetoacetate hydrolase family protein: MRFAHVIFPEDTAVSLALVDEAGALAVSTLIPDAPRTLEELIARGPAALEEIRAARVGHDGEPMPVADVRFAPAILTPPAMLAVGLNYAAHSGELNLKTDDTPTVFTFWPNSLQAHDGTTTWSRRMSEAVDYEAELGVIIGRPAKDVSEEEALDYVFGYTVVNDISARNIQYSEAQWCRCKSLDGFTPVGPYVVTADEISDPQDLHIWTRVDGHMMQDASTGQMVRTVARLIAHLSQGITLLPGTLISTGSPGGSGFSRTPQVLLRDRSTVTVGIDGIGELTTHCRMTD, from the coding sequence ATGCGCTTCGCCCACGTGATCTTCCCCGAGGACACCGCCGTCTCTCTCGCTCTCGTCGACGAAGCGGGGGCGCTGGCCGTCTCGACGCTCATCCCCGACGCACCCCGCACGCTCGAGGAGCTCATCGCGCGGGGCCCCGCCGCGCTCGAGGAGATCCGCGCCGCGCGCGTCGGCCACGACGGCGAGCCGATGCCGGTCGCCGACGTCCGCTTCGCGCCGGCCATCCTCACCCCGCCCGCGATGCTGGCGGTGGGTCTGAACTACGCCGCGCACTCGGGCGAGCTCAACCTCAAGACCGACGACACCCCGACGGTGTTCACGTTCTGGCCCAACTCCCTGCAGGCGCACGACGGCACCACCACCTGGTCCCGGCGCATGAGCGAGGCCGTGGACTACGAGGCGGAGCTCGGCGTCATCATCGGGCGACCGGCCAAGGACGTCTCCGAGGAGGAGGCGCTCGACTACGTGTTCGGCTACACCGTGGTCAACGACATCTCCGCGCGCAACATCCAGTACTCCGAGGCGCAGTGGTGCCGCTGCAAGTCCCTCGACGGCTTCACGCCGGTCGGTCCCTACGTGGTGACCGCCGACGAGATCTCCGACCCGCAGGACCTCCACATCTGGACGCGGGTGGACGGTCACATGATGCAGGACGCCTCGACGGGCCAGATGGTGCGGACGGTGGCGCGGCTCATCGCGCACCTGTCGCAGGGCATCACCCTGCTGCCGGGCACGCTCATCTCCACCGGAAGCCCCGGCGGCTCCGGCTTCTCGCGCACGCCGCAGGTGCTGCTGCGCGACCGCTCCACCGTCACCGTCGGCATCGACGGCATCGGCGAGCTGACGACGCACTGCCGGATGACGGACTGA
- a CDS encoding aspartate ammonia-lyase encodes MVHAEAATQTRTETDSLGAMEIPCDALWGIHTARALENFEISKRPISVYPELVVGLAMVKQAAARANAEIGVLDEHRADLIDRAAQLVIDGQFHEQFVVGVIQGGAGTSTNMNANEVITNIALELAGRERGDYAYLSPIDHTNRSQSTNDVYPTSIKIGLSLSLGSLLTELDLLRKSFLAKATEFHDVLKVGRTQLQDAVPMTLGQEFHGFATTLAADYERLRENAVLLHEINMGATAIGTGITTHPDYAGAVERHLRDITGLDLETASDLVESTSDTGSFMSFSSSLKRNAIKLSKICNDLRLLSSGPQAGLGEINLPARQAGSSIMPGKVNPVIPEVVNQVAFAVAGSDVTVTMAVEAGQLQLNAFEPVIAHSIFQSIIWMRQAMRTLRVNCVDGITANRARLGAMVGSSVGVITALTPFIGYSAAAALAKTALLTNRSVADLVVEAGLMEPAEVEKQLSPSRLSGLEPVTSVIPIIAPEDVPTQG; translated from the coding sequence ATGGTCCACGCTGAAGCCGCCACGCAGACTCGCACCGAGACCGACTCGCTGGGGGCGATGGAGATCCCCTGCGACGCGCTGTGGGGCATCCACACCGCGCGAGCGCTGGAGAACTTCGAGATCAGCAAGCGCCCGATCTCCGTCTACCCCGAGCTCGTGGTCGGGCTGGCGATGGTGAAGCAGGCCGCCGCCCGGGCGAACGCCGAGATCGGCGTGCTCGACGAGCACCGCGCCGACCTCATCGACCGCGCGGCGCAGCTCGTCATCGACGGGCAGTTCCACGAGCAGTTCGTCGTGGGCGTCATCCAGGGCGGCGCCGGCACGTCGACGAACATGAACGCGAACGAGGTCATCACCAACATCGCGCTCGAGCTCGCCGGTCGCGAGCGCGGCGACTACGCCTACCTGTCGCCCATCGACCACACCAACCGCAGCCAGTCGACCAACGACGTGTATCCCACATCGATCAAGATCGGACTGTCGCTGTCGCTCGGGTCGCTGCTGACCGAGCTCGACCTGCTGCGCAAGTCGTTCCTCGCGAAGGCGACCGAGTTCCACGACGTGCTGAAGGTGGGGCGCACGCAGCTGCAGGACGCCGTGCCGATGACCCTCGGGCAGGAGTTCCACGGCTTCGCCACGACGCTGGCCGCCGACTACGAGCGGCTGCGTGAGAACGCGGTGCTGCTGCACGAGATCAACATGGGCGCGACCGCGATCGGCACCGGCATCACCACGCATCCGGACTACGCGGGCGCGGTGGAGCGGCACCTCCGCGACATCACGGGCCTCGACCTCGAGACCGCGAGCGACCTCGTCGAGTCGACGAGCGACACCGGCTCGTTCATGTCGTTCTCGTCCTCCCTCAAGCGCAACGCCATCAAGCTGTCGAAGATCTGCAACGACCTGCGGCTCCTGTCGTCGGGCCCGCAGGCGGGCCTCGGCGAGATCAACCTCCCCGCCCGTCAGGCCGGATCGAGCATCATGCCCGGCAAGGTCAACCCCGTCATCCCCGAGGTCGTGAACCAGGTCGCCTTCGCGGTCGCCGGCTCCGATGTCACCGTCACGATGGCGGTCGAGGCGGGGCAGCTGCAGCTGAACGCGTTCGAGCCCGTGATCGCGCACTCGATCTTCCAGTCGATCATCTGGATGCGCCAGGCGATGCGCACCCTCCGCGTCAACTGCGTCGACGGCATCACCGCCAACCGAGCGCGCCTGGGAGCCATGGTGGGGTCGAGCGTCGGCGTCATCACCGCCCTCACGCCCTTCATCGGCTACTCCGCGGCCGCCGCGCTGGCGAAGACCGCCCTGCTCACCAACCGCAGCGTCGCCGATCTCGTCGTCGAGGCGGGCCTGATGGAGCCGGCGGAGGTCGAGAAGCAGCTCAGCCCCTCGCGCCTGTCGGGACTCGAGCCGGTGACCTCGGTCATCCCGATCATCGCGCCGGAGGACGTCCCCACGCAGGGCTGA